The Macaca thibetana thibetana isolate TM-01 chromosome 9, ASM2454274v1, whole genome shotgun sequence region attaaacaattttatgtttttcttctaagGTCACATATATGACACCCACCAGCCCCTTTCCATATTTTCCTCTTGAATCAATTCATTTCAGTTAGTTTCAGATTAATGGAGAAAGTTAGAATCTGTGCAGTATTGTGAAGGTCTTTAGTGGCAGGGTCTAGGTCTTTTCCTTACTCTAATTCTGAAGCACCTGGAGTACCGTCAGGCATGTGCTTGTTACTGAACAAATAAATGTTCCTTGATTACTGGGATAAACCTTTCAACACTTTTAGAAAGGTGTTGATCTTGCTGaagtaaaaaggaaatagaacaaATGGAGCTTCcagaaattaaagacattttgtGATGCCTTCTTTAGATGTGGAGACAGAAAGCCATCTAGTGGTGTCTAGCACAGAAATGTAAGGCCTTTATTTCTGGTGATTTATTGACATCAAGAATGTTTTTCTTGattcacatttttaatgttttatgctCTTTATAGCCTATGAGTGCAACACTTAGAGAAAGATTAAGGAAAACAAGATCTTCATTTAATTCCTGTTACAATGTGGTGAAACGTCTTAAAGTAGAGAGTGAAGAAAATGATCAGACCTTTTCAGACAAACCAGCATCTTCCACAGAGGAAAACTGTTTGGAATTTCAAGAAAGTTTTAAACACATAGATAGtgaatttgaagaaaatacaaatttgaaaaatactttgaaGAATCTCAGTGTCTGTGAATCTCAGTCACTTCATTCTGGATCATGCAGTGCTCTCCAAAATGAGTTCATGAATGAGAATCTTCCTAAACAAAGATTAAACGATGAAAAAGCCAAATTGGTGAAGCAGGTTCAGGAGAAAGAAGACCTTCTTCGGAGGCTAAAACTAGTCAAAATGTATAGATCAAAGGTGAGAAGAATTTCGGgaccattgtatcatttttatttttacataaattgcaggaaagtaatttcaaaaatagaaaataaggtgtgtgtttgtttttttatcatAATAAGCAATAAGCCAAATATTCAGAAACCTGGCTTCCAACAACTTTAATTCAACTCCAGATTTAGAGTAGAAAAGGCCCTTAAACACCAGGTAAAACTTTTTAAGAATCTCAGCTCTTATTTAATATGCAGTTAAACTTTTCTCTCTAGTTTCTAGCCCACAGCAATATTAGAAGTATTAAATGTTAGATGCAAGTACGACGGGAACAGAAGTGAAAGCTGACAGTCAATTAGTAAAACTAAAAATGGGCTGTAGAGTACaataaaaggtattttatttatgatCTTGTGTCTCCCCCAAATAATTAATGTGATTCAGCCatattatttgagaaaaaaacaaatatatattagatTTTAGATTTCAACTCATATAGGTTGAATTAAATAGAACTTGAGTACATGGAAGGAGATAACCTTTATTACCTGGAAAATTCATATATATGCAATAGCTCATTTTCCCCCAACTATGTGGAATAAATGATGAGATAGCATATCTCATTTGTTCTCGtgaaattttagggttttttaaaaataaaatttaggagtattgaatgtattttaaaatttaggagtaaaaagtgtattttatttattcattctctttttagagacatggtctctgttacccagcctggagtacagtggtacagtcctaacttattgcagccttgaactcctgggctcaagtgatcctcccacctcagcctccctagtaactgggactacaggcatgtgccatcacacctggctaatttttttaaattatttttttgtagagatagtctTGTTATTTTGcacagtctagtcttgaactcctaggctcaagcagtcttcccaccttggccttccaaagtactgggatcacaggtgtgagccaccatgcctagcctaaaaaaatatttttaactagaattttgtaattttaaagagcagttttaggttcatagcaaaatttaGTGCAAAGTACAGTAtagtgtcatttttaaaaaggtacagtTGTAATAGAGTAGATTTTTCCCTGTATTACTGCTTCTTGACATAGTTTTGGCCCAATTTAATGATTTGATTTTTCCCTTATCATAAGGATGGTCCAGAGCGTGAGCCAACAAAATAGCCATTGAACTCAAGTTGAATGACATTGTAACCATTCTACATATGACCATCCTACTTTTTCCTAGATAGAAGTCCCATTCATCCCAGTGTATGTTAGCCTTTAAACCTGCACATCCACTAATTTAACAACTTTAATTAAGTTGAACTAGCATGACTAGTTATTGACATAcatacatggtttttttttttttttttctgtttcagaatgATCTGTCTCAGTTACAGTTGTTAATAAAGAAGTGGAGAAGTTGTAGCCAGCTGTTGCTTTATGAGTTGCAGTCAGCTGTGTCTGAAGAGAACAAGAAACTGAGCCTTACTCAATTGATAGACCACTATGGGTTAGATGATAAATTGCTGCACTATAACAGAAGTGAAGAAGAATTTATAGATGTTTAATTCCTGATTTTTGCTCCAGAATATCTTTGAGAATGACAACTTAATTAAAAGGTAtttagacactttttttttttttttttggagactgagtctcgctcttgtcacccaggctggagtgcgatggcgtgatctcaactcactgcaacctccacctcccaggttctagcagttctcctgcctcagcctcccgagtagctgagattacaggcacctgctaccacgccaggctaatttttgcatttttagtagagactgggtttcaccatgttggccaggctggtctcgaactctggcctcaggtgatccacccgcctaggcttcccaaaaCCATTAGGGCTCAGAGGAATGTATCCCGATGAACATCAATTAAGGGCActctaatatataaattataaactaacTTCTAAAAGGAAAATTAGTATTTTGGATAGACTTGCCAAAGAAAACTTGACATTTAAATCatgtttaaaaagtcatttggGCAGTTCTGGAAACTAGttttaatacatttgttttttgtggcaaaaagttttattttaaatgttaaaaattgtcCACTCTGGTAAATGTCTAAacctaaagtttaaaaatttctgcCTCCTAAGTTTATGCACCTTGTTTCCATCCATTTACCACATATTTCCATCTGATAATTTAGCAGGTAATTAAACTCATATGTCCAAAACTATATTCTTCCCTGTCTCTTCAAATTTGTTTCTCATACTCATGATTTAGTGAAACAACCatctatttgttcttttttttttttttgagacagagttttgctcctgttacccaggctacagtgcaatggcacaatctcagctcactgcaacctccacctctggggttcaagcgattctcatgcctcagcctcccgagtagctgggattacaggcatgtgccaccaccctggctaattttgtatttttagtagagacggggtttccccatgttggttaggctggtcttgaactcctgaccacgggtgatccacccgcctcggcctcccgaagtactgggattacaggcgtgagccactgcgcctggctaaacCATCTATTTGTTATAAAACTACATTTCCTTATCTCCCGCCCACATCAAGGTATCATGGTATATAAGGTTCTTtacatttgtttgcttttctagcttcatctgtgaaatagattaaatttagattgtttattttgtttataaaccCACCTCCACAGGGGTTGGGTTTCTGCTGCCAAGTTATACAATTGTACCTATCATTTTGGCCATGTATGGAGATAGGACCCAAGCTGGGCCAGTCCCTGAAAATTTGGAATTTAGCTCAGGAAAAGAAAGCCCATCTCTTTTTGTGACTGCAGCTGTTGTATATACACCTGGAAGGAGCAGAGCTGACATGCTTAAGGGCAGTGAGTGTGCTTACGGAGAAAGGCAGAGGTGATAGAATTTTGTGGATCAGTGGCTTCCTGGTTTTAGTTGCTAGTCATTCTTAAGGGCTTTCTGGATTTCTGCTTTTGGGTCCTTTTAAGTGTTAAAACAGCTTTACTTAGCTTTTTCAAAAGCCATTCCCTACTAGTTTAGCACTCCTCTGAACCCCCCTCAAGTACATCCCACTTTCAGCCCAGTCCCTCCCCATAATCTAACCAGTGTTGAATGTTTGGCACAGCAGGAGACGCCAGACCCTGCTTTTGTGTCCATTCTAATTGTTGGTGCCATGCCAGTAAACTCTTCCCCTGCCCACATATACAAATTCCTGTGCCGCTGGCCTTTGTGAATCTGGAGACTGGCCCAGACCTTATCTGAGCCTCCTCTGGCACTGGGATTCCTAGATGGGCACCCCTGTGGACTTGTACTGTTCTAGTGCTTACCAGCCAGCCTCTTATCACTGCTTGCTGCCAACCAGGGGCTTAAACGTGGCAGAGGAAATTGCCCCTTGTGGTGGTGCTGGCATTTTGGTAGGTCATTATGGTACCTCTCCAGATCTCAGAGGCTGCAGCTGCCCACTGCTGACAGGCACATCACCTGGAGCCACCCATATATATCGACTTGTGGGAAACACAGCATCAGTGAGACTGATTCTGGGAAAGCTTAGGGGTGTGGTAATGGGGATTTCCAAGCATTGACTGGGTGCTGAGGTTCCAACAGCACAGCAGCTGCTCTGTTGAATTTAATGTGATGCATTTATTAAAAACCACTGACTACcatagctttatttataaaaatgagggCTAATACAACATAacacttgtttttaatttaaaaaaactagaaTACTAGTTCcagttttaaagaagaaatttaagataGTTATTTCAAAATTAGGTGGTTATTTAAAACTCAAGTAGCAGAGCCAAGACTTGAAGCCCAGGAATAGATCCTGTAATTTTAATTCCTATGCATAAAGCCATACTGTGTCTGACCCAGTTAATTATATCATTAGCTGataatatagatattttaaaggactataaaatatgaatataattgCTGTTCAGCAGAAGCTGAGAGGAGTCAATACCATGAACAATATTAAGAGAGGAGTTAGTGTGCATGACCCATGTGTCCTTCCAAAGCCCCAAAACCAGAAGGTACCTCCTGTTGAAAGGGCTTCTGGAATGTGGCTTGACGGCAAAAGGTGCCCACTAAGCCCCACTCCATCCATGCCTCAAAGCAAGGCAGTCGAGCAAGGAGCATTGCCAGAGTCACCAAAGGCTGATGACTAAGAAATAGAAATGATGCCGGCTGTTTGGTTTGTTAAGACCTGGGATCCACAGAGCATTATCTAGTGAAATTTGTGGCACTGACCACTAGCAAGTGGAGTCTCTAGACAGCTAACTTAGGTGAAAATGGAGCTTGTGTCACCAGAAAAGACTAAAAAATCAAGTCTAGTACATCTATGGTTGACTCAAACCAACAGGACAGAGAACTTCTGGCAATACCATCTCAAGTATAAAGTATTTGCACGCCTACCCTAGGGTCTGTCCCTACAACTCTCAGGGATAATTTTGAAGGACCCCAGATGTAGGAAATGGTACCCATGGGCACTTCCCTACTGAATAAGCCAAACTGACTACTTCAGGAGTCAGTGTAGTACAAAGGAGGGGAGTCATCAAAATGTTGGTCCTATCATTTCCCTTACCATTCCCATCCAGCACAGATCACTATGTGGGTGATCAATTACATCTTctaaaggttttttcttttcGAAATTAGAAGATTTTATAATAGCTCTCTTGCTTTATCTACATCAGTGTATATTGGATATGGTACTGAGGATTAAACTTAACGTTGAGTTCATAAATTGCAGAACAGTGAGACAGTCGCACCACTTGGAGACTGTGGTCCATGATCCCTGTGGGCAGCAGTCCACAGGCTATGGAAGGGCAAAGCAGTTTTCTGGCCAATTAGTCATCTCATTATATAATTATCACCATCTACATGGGTAAAGTGATAAACTACTTCATGgaaataagaaagtatttttcTGCTTGTTAAACCCTATTGGGTAGAGCACAAAATtgaattctattaaaatataaaagaaatgtagattatctttctaaaatatattgtaatttttttttgagatggaatctcgctgtgtcgcctaggctggagtgcagtggcgcggtctcggctcactgcaacctccgcctcccgggttcacaccattcttctgcctcagcctacccagtagctgggactacaggcgcctaccaccatgccaggctaatttttttactttttatttttagtagagatggggtttcactgtgttagccaggatggtctcgatatcctgacctcgtgatctgcctgccttggcctccgaaagtgctgggattacaggcgtgagccaccgcacctggccaaactATGTTGTAATTTACAAACGATACAAGGCTTGGAAAAAGCTAACGATTTATCTTGTTCTCATTGGTGAAGCAGGGAATAATCTAAATATTCtcgttatttttttctgattatgaaagaAATGCTTactgaagaaaatgagaaacagaagagcataaagataaaaattatccaTAATCTCAAAACttttctgacagttttataaaattagaaatgtttggcaaagaatttctttttaagacttTCTATACCATAACTATGAAAATATCTTTGATCTGACTCAgattaaatgagtaaaatagATATTGAATACTTTCTGACTTCAAGTGTTGTTTATTCTTGAATAAAAACAGCAATTCATGgtattttacacatttattcATGCAGGACAAAATCTGTATACAATTTAGgctaaaattaaacaattttttatctGAAACATGCAACTAAGAGGACATGCTAATTCAATTTCtcagtaagaaagaaaaggaaatcattttacccaaatgaaatgattttttaaatgattgatttGGCCTTGTGTTTTCCTGCCAGCGTTTTTACATTTGAACAAGAGCAGGAAACGTTTTCATCCTTAATCTTTCAACTTCAGTCTGTAGTATTGAAATCTGTTCAgcttgttgttttgaaatatgtgttaACTTCTGCTGTTGCATCATGTTTTCATACCGTTCTTTGACAATCTTTTCGCAAGTCAGTTTAGACCCTATCccaaaaatgaagaaggaattaGATTATTTATCAATACTTTCAAATACAGAAGCAGCACTCAGAATCAAACATGTGGAAGAAAGGCTGGTAGCAAAAAGGcatatgcacttgtatgtttattgcagcactattacaatagcaaaggcatggagtCACCCTAGGTgccccatcaacagtggactggaaaaagaaaatgtggtacatatacgccATGGGACACTACatggccataaaaaaaagaatgaaataatatcctttgcagcaacatggatgtagctggaggccattatcctaagcaaattaacacaggaacagaaaaccaaataccacatgttctcacttataaatgggagctaaacagtgggtactcatggacataaagatggcaacaggaAACACTTGGAGGCCAGgtatgctggctcatgcctgtaatccccgcactttggttagctgaggtgggtggatcacttgagctcaggagttcaaggccagcc contains the following coding sequences:
- the SFR1 gene encoding swi5-dependent recombination DNA repair protein 1 homolog isoform X2, which produces MGGLSLGMAEGEKNQDFTFKMESSSDSAVVLPSTPQASANPSSPHTNSSRKQPMSATLRERLRKTRSSFNSCYNVVKRLKVESEENDQTFSDKPASSTEENCLEFQESFKHIDSEFEENTNLKNTLKNLSVCESQSLHSGSCSALQNEFMNENLPKQRLNDEKAKLVKQVQEKEDLLRRLKLVKMYRSKVRRISGPLYHFYFYINCRKVISKIENKVCVCFFIIISNKPNIQKPGFQQL
- the SFR1 gene encoding swi5-dependent recombination DNA repair protein 1 homolog isoform X1, whose protein sequence is MAEGEKNQDFTFKMESSSDSAVVLPSTPQASANPSSPHTNSSRKQPMSATLRERLRKTRSSFNSCYNVVKRLKVESEENDQTFSDKPASSTEENCLEFQESFKHIDSEFEENTNLKNTLKNLSVCESQSLHSGSCSALQNEFMNENLPKQRLNDEKAKLVKQVQEKEDLLRRLKLVKMYRSKNDLSQLQLLIKKWRSCSQLLLYELQSAVSEENKKLSLTQLIDHYGLDDKLLHYNRSEEEFIDV